TTCCGATCTTGCAGATTCCAGTCAAGGCTGCCGCGTTAGAGGACCTGGAGCCCACGGACACCGCTCCCGGAATCAAGACGGTGCCGGCCAGGACCGTCGTGAGCACCATCCACGAAGGATCTTACGAAGCGGTCGCAGCCACCTAC
This genomic interval from Thermoanaerobacterales bacterium contains the following:
- a CDS encoding GyrI-like domain-containing protein; the encoded protein is PILQIPVKAAALEDLEPTDTAPGIKTVPARTVVSTIHEGSYEAVAATYQTLFGWLAARGFRMAGPPEEVYLTDPGNTPPEKMRTEIRFPVVRKEH